In Camelina sativa cultivar DH55 chromosome 16, Cs, whole genome shotgun sequence, a single window of DNA contains:
- the LOC104751150 gene encoding beta-galactosidase 17-like isoform X2 produces the protein MAMTSRRSWPSSMGRHQLDFVLLLVAVGISVPLFALLPSLSLLPSLPRGEKIITSSRKFYIKDDIFWKDGIAFQIIGGDLHYFRVLPEYWEDRLLKAKTLGLNTIQVYVPWNLHEPKPGMMVFEGIGDLVSFLKLCQKLDFLVMLRAGPYICGEWDLGGFPAWVLAVKPRLQLRTSDPAYLKLVERWWDVLLPKVFPLLYSNGGPVIMVQIENEYGSYGNDKAYLRNLVSMARGHLGDDIIVYTTDGGRRETLEKGTVPADDVYSAVDFTTGDDPWPIFELQKKFNAPGRSPPLSSEFYTGWLTHWGEKIAKTDAEFTAASLEKILSRNGSAVLYMVHGGTNFGFYNGANTGSTEFDYKPDLTSYDYDAPIKESGDIDNPKFQALQRVIKKYNAVPHSITPSKQLKAYGSIKMQMTTSLFDLVSMTDPADVITSSNPISMESAGQMFGFLLYESSYITKKSGNILKIPKVHDRAQVFVSCFSQDVDVRVLRYIGTTERWNNQPLSLPITECNSNTSLFILVENMGRVNYGPYIFDEKGILSSVYLDGQILHGWKMIPIPFHNLNQMPNPSFEMHCTKKRSEQFNLTNDVSQKEPALFAGEFFIDSAEEIKDTYLSFNGWGKGVAFVNKFNIGRYWPSVGPQCNLYVPAPLLKPGKNTLVIFELESPHLELWLESVDMQDFTCGSNDSKVNQL, from the exons ATGGCGATGACAAGCAGGCGTAGCTGGCCATCATCAATGGGAAGACATCAACTGGATTTCGTGTTGCTTCTTGTAGCTGTCGGAATCTCCGTTCCTCTCTTCGCTCTTCTTCCTTCACTGTCTCTGCTTCCTTCACTACCTCGGGGAGAGAAG atAATAACATCATCTCGGAAGTTTTATATCAAAGATGacattttttggaaagatgGAATTGCTTTTCAGATCATTGGTGGTGATTTGCATTACTTTCGTGTTCTTCCTGAG TACTGGGAAGATCGGCTTCTAAAAGCCAAGACTCTAGGCCTTAATACTATTCAAGTATACGTTCCTTGGAATCTGCATGAGCCAAAGCCTGGAATGATGGTTTTTGAGGGTATTGGTGATCTTGTGTCCTTTCTTAAGCTGTGTCAGAAACTAGATTTTCTGGTTATGTTGCGCGCAGGACCTTATATATGTGGAG AATGGGATTTGGGGGGATTTCCTGCTTGGGTACTTGCTGTGAAACCACGTCTCCAACTAAGGACATCAGATCCGGCATATCTTAAGTTG GTTGAAAGATGGTGGGATGTTCTGTTACCGAAGGTATTTCCTCTGCTTTACAGCAACGGGGGTCCTGTTATAATGGTTCAG ATTGAAAATGAATATGGTTCATATGGAAATGACAAAGCCTATCTTCGTAATCTAGTTAGTATGGCTAGGGGACACCTGGGGGATGACATTATTGT GTACACAACAGATGGAGGGAGAAGAGAAACTCTTGAGAAAGGAACTGTCCCTGCGGATGATGTCTACTCAG CTGTTGATTTCACAACCGGTGATGATCCCTGGCCAATatttgaattgcaaaagaagttTAATGCTCCAGGAAGATCACCTCCACTTTCCTC GGAGTTCTATACTGGTTGGCTCACGCATTGGGGTGAGAAGATTGCAAAAACTGATGCTGAATTTACAGCAGCTTCTCTTGAAAAAATACTATCTCGAAATGGTTCTGCTGTGCTTTAT ATGGTGCATGGAGGAACAAACTTTGGTTTCTACAATGGCGCAAATACTGGCTCTACAGAATTCGACTATAAACCTGATCTGACATCCTACGACTAT GATGCTCCCATTAAGGAGTCTGGTGACATAGATAATCCAAAATTCCAAG CTCTTCAGAGAGTGATTAAGAAGTACAATGCTGTACCACACTCCATTACCCCCTCCAAGCAACTGAAAGCGTATGGTTCTATCAAGATGCAGATGACAACATCGCTATTTGATTTAGTTAGTATGACGGATCCTGCAGATGTGATCACCTCCTCCAACCCAATTTCAATGGAATCTGCTGGACAG ATGTTCGGATTTCTTTTATATGAATCTTCATACATCACAAAAAAGAGTGGGAATATACTAAAAATACCCAAG GTTCATGACAGAGCTCAAGTGTTTGTTTCGTGCTTTTCCCAAGATGTTGATGTGAGAGTACTGAGATACATTGGTACAACTGAGAGATGGAACAACCAACCTCTTTCTCTTCCAATTACTGAGTGTAATTCCAACACTAGCTTATTTATTCTG GTTGAAAACATGGGTCGTGTAAATTACGGGCCATATATCTTTGATGAGAAG GGTATTTTGTCTTCGGTTTATCTAGATGGTCAAATTCTCCATGGGTGGAAGATGATACCAATTCCTTTTCACAACCTGAATCAAATGCCAAATCCCAGTTTCGAGATGCATTGTACCAAAAAGAGAAGTGAGCAGTTCAATCTTACTAATG ATGTCAGTCAAAAGGAACCAGCGCTGTTTGCTGGTGAGTTCTTTATCGACAgtgcagaagaaatcaaagacACATATCTATCATTCAACGGTTGGGGTAAAGGAGTTGCTTTTGTCAATAAATTCAACATCGGAAGATATTGGCCG TCTGTTGGACCGCAGTGCAACCTCTATGTTCCTGCGCCGCTTCTTAAACCTGGCAAAAATACCTTG GTGATTTTCGAGTTGGAATCTCCACATCTAGAGCTTTGGCTGGAGTCAGTGGATATGCAAGACTTCACATGCGGTTCAAATGATTCCAAAGTTAATCAATTGTAG
- the LOC104751150 gene encoding beta-galactosidase 17-like isoform X3, which translates to MAMTSRRSWPSSMGRHQLDFVLLLVAVGISVPLFALLPSLSLLPSLPRGEKLQIITSSRKFYIKDDIFWKDGIAFQIIGGDLHYFRVLPEYWEDRLLKAKTLGLNTIQVYVPWNLHEPKPGMMVFEGIGDLVSFLKLCQKLDFLVMLRAGPYICGEWDLGGFPAWVLAVKPRLQLRTSDPAYLKLVERWWDVLLPKVFPLLYSNGGPVIMVQMEGEEKLLRKELSLRMMSTQIYTVDFTTGDDPWPIFELQKKFNAPGRSPPLSSEFYTGWLTHWGEKIAKTDAEFTAASLEKILSRNGSAVLYMVHGGTNFGFYNGANTGSTEFDYKPDLTSYDYDAPIKESGDIDNPKFQALQRVIKKYNAVPHSITPSKQLKAYGSIKMQMTTSLFDLVSMTDPADVITSSNPISMESAGQMFGFLLYESSYITKKSGNILKIPKVHDRAQVFVSCFSQDVDVRVLRYIGTTERWNNQPLSLPITECNSNTSLFILVENMGRVNYGPYIFDEKGILSSVYLDGQILHGWKMIPIPFHNLNQMPNPSFEMHCTKKRSEQFNLTNDVSQKEPALFAGEFFIDSAEEIKDTYLSFNGWGKGVAFVNKFNIGRYWPSVGPQCNLYVPAPLLKPGKNTLVIFELESPHLELWLESVDMQDFTCGSNDSKVNQL; encoded by the exons ATGGCGATGACAAGCAGGCGTAGCTGGCCATCATCAATGGGAAGACATCAACTGGATTTCGTGTTGCTTCTTGTAGCTGTCGGAATCTCCGTTCCTCTCTTCGCTCTTCTTCCTTCACTGTCTCTGCTTCCTTCACTACCTCGGGGAGAGAAG ttgcagatAATAACATCATCTCGGAAGTTTTATATCAAAGATGacattttttggaaagatgGAATTGCTTTTCAGATCATTGGTGGTGATTTGCATTACTTTCGTGTTCTTCCTGAG TACTGGGAAGATCGGCTTCTAAAAGCCAAGACTCTAGGCCTTAATACTATTCAAGTATACGTTCCTTGGAATCTGCATGAGCCAAAGCCTGGAATGATGGTTTTTGAGGGTATTGGTGATCTTGTGTCCTTTCTTAAGCTGTGTCAGAAACTAGATTTTCTGGTTATGTTGCGCGCAGGACCTTATATATGTGGAG AATGGGATTTGGGGGGATTTCCTGCTTGGGTACTTGCTGTGAAACCACGTCTCCAACTAAGGACATCAGATCCGGCATATCTTAAGTTG GTTGAAAGATGGTGGGATGTTCTGTTACCGAAGGTATTTCCTCTGCTTTACAGCAACGGGGGTCCTGTTATAATGGTTCAG ATGGAGGGAGAAGAGAAACTCTTGAGAAAGGAACTGTCCCTGCGGATGATGTCTACTCAGATATATA CTGTTGATTTCACAACCGGTGATGATCCCTGGCCAATatttgaattgcaaaagaagttTAATGCTCCAGGAAGATCACCTCCACTTTCCTC GGAGTTCTATACTGGTTGGCTCACGCATTGGGGTGAGAAGATTGCAAAAACTGATGCTGAATTTACAGCAGCTTCTCTTGAAAAAATACTATCTCGAAATGGTTCTGCTGTGCTTTAT ATGGTGCATGGAGGAACAAACTTTGGTTTCTACAATGGCGCAAATACTGGCTCTACAGAATTCGACTATAAACCTGATCTGACATCCTACGACTAT GATGCTCCCATTAAGGAGTCTGGTGACATAGATAATCCAAAATTCCAAG CTCTTCAGAGAGTGATTAAGAAGTACAATGCTGTACCACACTCCATTACCCCCTCCAAGCAACTGAAAGCGTATGGTTCTATCAAGATGCAGATGACAACATCGCTATTTGATTTAGTTAGTATGACGGATCCTGCAGATGTGATCACCTCCTCCAACCCAATTTCAATGGAATCTGCTGGACAG ATGTTCGGATTTCTTTTATATGAATCTTCATACATCACAAAAAAGAGTGGGAATATACTAAAAATACCCAAG GTTCATGACAGAGCTCAAGTGTTTGTTTCGTGCTTTTCCCAAGATGTTGATGTGAGAGTACTGAGATACATTGGTACAACTGAGAGATGGAACAACCAACCTCTTTCTCTTCCAATTACTGAGTGTAATTCCAACACTAGCTTATTTATTCTG GTTGAAAACATGGGTCGTGTAAATTACGGGCCATATATCTTTGATGAGAAG GGTATTTTGTCTTCGGTTTATCTAGATGGTCAAATTCTCCATGGGTGGAAGATGATACCAATTCCTTTTCACAACCTGAATCAAATGCCAAATCCCAGTTTCGAGATGCATTGTACCAAAAAGAGAAGTGAGCAGTTCAATCTTACTAATG ATGTCAGTCAAAAGGAACCAGCGCTGTTTGCTGGTGAGTTCTTTATCGACAgtgcagaagaaatcaaagacACATATCTATCATTCAACGGTTGGGGTAAAGGAGTTGCTTTTGTCAATAAATTCAACATCGGAAGATATTGGCCG TCTGTTGGACCGCAGTGCAACCTCTATGTTCCTGCGCCGCTTCTTAAACCTGGCAAAAATACCTTG GTGATTTTCGAGTTGGAATCTCCACATCTAGAGCTTTGGCTGGAGTCAGTGGATATGCAAGACTTCACATGCGGTTCAAATGATTCCAAAGTTAATCAATTGTAG
- the LOC104751152 gene encoding abscisic acid receptor PYL3, producing the protein MNPNDLAPIHGPSSSSSTTTSSSTPYGLTKEEFSTLDSIIRTHHTFPRSSNTCTSLITHRVDAPANAIWRFVRDFANPNKYKHFIKSCTIRGNNGNEIKVGTIREVSVVSGLPASTSVEILEALDEAKRILSFRVLGGEHRLNNYRSVTSVNEFVVLEKDKKKRVYSVVLESYIVDIPKGNTEEDTRMFVDTVVKSNLQNLAAVSTASPT; encoded by the coding sequence ATGAACCCTAATGATCTTGCTCCAATCCATggtccatcatcatcatcatcaacaacaacatcatcgtCGACACCATACGGATTAACGAAGGAAGAGTTCTCAACACTAGACTCTATCATCCGAACACACCACACGTTCCCAAGATCGTCAAACACGTGCACGTCCCTCATAACACACCGCGTAGACGCACCAGCAAACGCCATATGGAGATTCGTCCGAGACTTCGCCAATccaaacaaatacaaacacTTCATCAAGAGTTGCACCATCAGAGGTAACAACGGTAACGAGATTAAAGTTGGGACCATAAGAGAAGTCAGCGTCGTGTCTGGTCTCCCAGCGTCGACAAGCGTTGAGATACTCGAAGCTCTAGATGAAGCGAAGCGGATCTTGAGTTTTCGTGTTCTTGGAGGAGAGCACCGGTTAAATAATTACCGGTCGGTTACATCGGTTAACGAGTTCGTCGTCTTGgagaaggataagaagaagagagtgtacAGTGTGGTTTTGGAGTCATACATTGTTGATATACCAAAAGGTAACACGGAGGAAGATACGAGGATGTTTGTGGATACTGTCGTTAAATCGAATCTACAAAATCTCGCCGCCGTTTCCACGGCTTCTCCGacttga
- the LOC104751150 gene encoding beta-galactosidase 17-like isoform X1 has protein sequence MAMTSRRSWPSSMGRHQLDFVLLLVAVGISVPLFALLPSLSLLPSLPRGEKLQIITSSRKFYIKDDIFWKDGIAFQIIGGDLHYFRVLPEYWEDRLLKAKTLGLNTIQVYVPWNLHEPKPGMMVFEGIGDLVSFLKLCQKLDFLVMLRAGPYICGEWDLGGFPAWVLAVKPRLQLRTSDPAYLKLVERWWDVLLPKVFPLLYSNGGPVIMVQIENEYGSYGNDKAYLRNLVSMARGHLGDDIIVYTTDGGRRETLEKGTVPADDVYSAVDFTTGDDPWPIFELQKKFNAPGRSPPLSSEFYTGWLTHWGEKIAKTDAEFTAASLEKILSRNGSAVLYMVHGGTNFGFYNGANTGSTEFDYKPDLTSYDYDAPIKESGDIDNPKFQALQRVIKKYNAVPHSITPSKQLKAYGSIKMQMTTSLFDLVSMTDPADVITSSNPISMESAGQMFGFLLYESSYITKKSGNILKIPKVHDRAQVFVSCFSQDVDVRVLRYIGTTERWNNQPLSLPITECNSNTSLFILVENMGRVNYGPYIFDEKGILSSVYLDGQILHGWKMIPIPFHNLNQMPNPSFEMHCTKKRSEQFNLTNDVSQKEPALFAGEFFIDSAEEIKDTYLSFNGWGKGVAFVNKFNIGRYWPSVGPQCNLYVPAPLLKPGKNTLVIFELESPHLELWLESVDMQDFTCGSNDSKVNQL, from the exons ATGGCGATGACAAGCAGGCGTAGCTGGCCATCATCAATGGGAAGACATCAACTGGATTTCGTGTTGCTTCTTGTAGCTGTCGGAATCTCCGTTCCTCTCTTCGCTCTTCTTCCTTCACTGTCTCTGCTTCCTTCACTACCTCGGGGAGAGAAG ttgcagatAATAACATCATCTCGGAAGTTTTATATCAAAGATGacattttttggaaagatgGAATTGCTTTTCAGATCATTGGTGGTGATTTGCATTACTTTCGTGTTCTTCCTGAG TACTGGGAAGATCGGCTTCTAAAAGCCAAGACTCTAGGCCTTAATACTATTCAAGTATACGTTCCTTGGAATCTGCATGAGCCAAAGCCTGGAATGATGGTTTTTGAGGGTATTGGTGATCTTGTGTCCTTTCTTAAGCTGTGTCAGAAACTAGATTTTCTGGTTATGTTGCGCGCAGGACCTTATATATGTGGAG AATGGGATTTGGGGGGATTTCCTGCTTGGGTACTTGCTGTGAAACCACGTCTCCAACTAAGGACATCAGATCCGGCATATCTTAAGTTG GTTGAAAGATGGTGGGATGTTCTGTTACCGAAGGTATTTCCTCTGCTTTACAGCAACGGGGGTCCTGTTATAATGGTTCAG ATTGAAAATGAATATGGTTCATATGGAAATGACAAAGCCTATCTTCGTAATCTAGTTAGTATGGCTAGGGGACACCTGGGGGATGACATTATTGT GTACACAACAGATGGAGGGAGAAGAGAAACTCTTGAGAAAGGAACTGTCCCTGCGGATGATGTCTACTCAG CTGTTGATTTCACAACCGGTGATGATCCCTGGCCAATatttgaattgcaaaagaagttTAATGCTCCAGGAAGATCACCTCCACTTTCCTC GGAGTTCTATACTGGTTGGCTCACGCATTGGGGTGAGAAGATTGCAAAAACTGATGCTGAATTTACAGCAGCTTCTCTTGAAAAAATACTATCTCGAAATGGTTCTGCTGTGCTTTAT ATGGTGCATGGAGGAACAAACTTTGGTTTCTACAATGGCGCAAATACTGGCTCTACAGAATTCGACTATAAACCTGATCTGACATCCTACGACTAT GATGCTCCCATTAAGGAGTCTGGTGACATAGATAATCCAAAATTCCAAG CTCTTCAGAGAGTGATTAAGAAGTACAATGCTGTACCACACTCCATTACCCCCTCCAAGCAACTGAAAGCGTATGGTTCTATCAAGATGCAGATGACAACATCGCTATTTGATTTAGTTAGTATGACGGATCCTGCAGATGTGATCACCTCCTCCAACCCAATTTCAATGGAATCTGCTGGACAG ATGTTCGGATTTCTTTTATATGAATCTTCATACATCACAAAAAAGAGTGGGAATATACTAAAAATACCCAAG GTTCATGACAGAGCTCAAGTGTTTGTTTCGTGCTTTTCCCAAGATGTTGATGTGAGAGTACTGAGATACATTGGTACAACTGAGAGATGGAACAACCAACCTCTTTCTCTTCCAATTACTGAGTGTAATTCCAACACTAGCTTATTTATTCTG GTTGAAAACATGGGTCGTGTAAATTACGGGCCATATATCTTTGATGAGAAG GGTATTTTGTCTTCGGTTTATCTAGATGGTCAAATTCTCCATGGGTGGAAGATGATACCAATTCCTTTTCACAACCTGAATCAAATGCCAAATCCCAGTTTCGAGATGCATTGTACCAAAAAGAGAAGTGAGCAGTTCAATCTTACTAATG ATGTCAGTCAAAAGGAACCAGCGCTGTTTGCTGGTGAGTTCTTTATCGACAgtgcagaagaaatcaaagacACATATCTATCATTCAACGGTTGGGGTAAAGGAGTTGCTTTTGTCAATAAATTCAACATCGGAAGATATTGGCCG TCTGTTGGACCGCAGTGCAACCTCTATGTTCCTGCGCCGCTTCTTAAACCTGGCAAAAATACCTTG GTGATTTTCGAGTTGGAATCTCCACATCTAGAGCTTTGGCTGGAGTCAGTGGATATGCAAGACTTCACATGCGGTTCAAATGATTCCAAAGTTAATCAATTGTAG